Within the Streptomyces vilmorinianum genome, the region TCCTGGCCAGCAGCGCCTCCACGTACGGCCAGCCCTTGCCCTGCTCGGCGGCCTCCTCCGCGGCCTGGGCGGCGGCGTAGGCGTGCTTGTGCTTCTCCAGCGGGAAGTGCCGCAGCTGTACGTCGATCCGGTCGCCGTACTTCTCGCGGAGCGCGCGCACGTCGTCGAGGGCGCGGAAGCAGTCGGGGCACTGGAGGTCGAACCAGGCCTCCACGACGACGGGGGAGGCGGACGGGGTGGTGGAGTCACTCATGGGAGCAGTCTCCCAGCCCCCGGCGGCACGCCCCAACCGGGACCTGGGGAGGAGATCCGGACGGGGCGACCCGGAGATCTCCCTGAGGTCCGCGCCGGGCCATGGCCGGGAACCGCCCCGCCGGTGCAGGATGGAAGGGACGTATAGCCCGGGATCAGGAGGATCGCATGCTTGCCGAGACCATCTTTTCCGCGGTGTCCGCGGCGGGCCTGGGCATCGCCGCGATCACGGCGTACCGCAAGCGCTTCCTCGCGGCGACCCGGATCGCCGCCTACTCCCTGGTGCCGCTCGGCCTCGTCATGACCGGCGCGGTGGAGTGGGCCTTCGACACGGCCTTCAGCCCGACCGCCTGGGCCGGCTTCGGCGTCCTCGGCGTGGCCTGGCTGCTCTTCATGTCCGCCCGGGCCGTCGAGCGGCGCAGGGGAGGCCGCGAGGAGAAGACACTCACGGGTGATGCGCCGGACGCCGTCGCACCGGGTGCCTCCGCGCCCTCGCTCGGCCGGGGCGAGCGCGGCACGACCCCGAAGCCGCAGGCCACGGCCGCCTCGGACGACTTCAGCGACATCGAGGCGATCTTGAAGAAGCACGGGATCTGACAGTCGGAGCATCCACGGGATGTGATGAACTGCCGTCCGTCAGGGGCCTGTTGCGAGCGGTGTCGGCGTGCGCTGCGCCATGATCGCCCCCGAGATGCTGGATACCTCGCGGGATCACGTCCCCGCCCCCACCGAAGAGCCGCGCGGTTGTCTGTTCGCGCTCTCCCAGCCGCCGCTGATGATCTTCCTCGCGGTGATCGGCTGTCTGCTTCTGATCTCCGCCGTGCACGACCTCTTCCTGCTGTGAGGGGCGGGTCCGTGCCCGAGCCTGCGCCGGCTCAGCCGGCGGCTTCCTTGCGTCGTGCCCGGTACGCGGCCACGTGGAGCCGGTTACCGCAGGTGCGGCTGTCGCAGTAGCGCCGCGAGCGATTGCGGGAGAGGTCCACGAAGGCGCGTCCGCAGTCCGGGGCCTCGCAGCGCCGCAGCCGCTCCTGCTCGCCCGCCACCACGATGAACGCCAGGGCCATGCCGCAGTCCGCGCCGAGGTGGTCGGCGACCGAGGCGCCCGGCGCGAAGTAGTGCACGTGCCAGTCGTAGCCGTCGTGGTCGGTGAGCTGCGGGGTCGTGCCCGCGGCCGCCACCAGCTGGTTGATCAGCGTGGCCGCGATCCGGGCGTCCGGGGCGGCGAAGACGGCCGCGAACCTCGCGCGGACCTCCCGCACGGCCCGCAGGTCGTGCTCGTCGAGCTCGCCCACGTCGCTGATGTCGTGGGCCCGCACGAAGGTGCGCAGCGACGGGAGGTCCCCGAGCTCGTCGTCACGGTCGCCCTGCGGCGCGGTGTTCATCAGATCGACGACGGTATCGAGGGCGATCCGGGTGTCGTGGGGGATCAGCACGCTTCGCTCCCTGGCCGGCCGCGGGCGGGCGCCCGCGGAATTCCGCTGACTCTAGCGGCTTCGCCGCGAGCTGCCGGGAGCGGTCCGGAAGCGGTCCGGAAGCGGGCAGGGACGGGGCCGAAACCGGACCCCGGCTCGCCCTCCTGACCCGCGAAACGGGCATCGGCGCCCTCCTCCGCGCCGGCTGCGCGGTGAGGACGCCGATGTCTGCCGTATGTCGTTGTCCGCGCGGCGCCGTCTCCCCGAGTCGGACGGCGCCGTGCGGCTCTCGGCCTGGCTCAGCTGTCGGCCAGGATGTGGGAGAGCTCCGTGTCGAGATCGAAGTGACGGTGCTCGGTGCCCGGTGGCACCGCGGCGTCGGTCCGCTTCAGGAACGACTCCAGGGCCCTCGCCGGGGCCTCGAGCAGGGCTTCGCCCTCGGGGGAACTCAACGCGATGCAGACGACGCCCTGACCGTGACTGCGGGACGGCCAGACTCTGACGTCGCCCGTGCCGGTGGGCCGGTGCAGCCCCTCGGCGAGAAGGTCGCGGGCGAAGACCCACTCGACCGTCTCTTCGGCTCCGGTGTGGAAGGTGGCGTGCACGGCATAGGGATCGGCCGTGTCATACCGCAGGCCCGCGGGTACAGGCAGTGAGGACTCGCTCGACACAACGAGGCGCAGGTGCAGCTCGCAGCTGACCGTGGTGTTCATAAGCGCCAGGGCCTTTCGCTCAGTGTGCGCTCGGGGATTCGCACGTCGGCGAAATCGACATGCCACCTACGGTGCCGTTGTAAACCCCTCTGTCTGTTTTGTGATCGTTCAGGTAGCTCGTATGGGGGTGTGTAACTTTGGGTAATACCGCCATACCGGTGACGGCTCCCCGTCGGGTAAGTTGGAGACCATGAATGCGGAGAGTGACGAGCGCACCGGGGAGTCCGCGGCCGACGGGGAATCCGAGCTGGGATCCCGGGCCCCCGAGTTCATCAAGGCACGGCGGACCCTGCACCTGAGCTGGCAGGTCGGCGTCTTCATCGTGGGTCTCGCGGTCGTGGGCGGCGGCATCGTGATGCTGCCCCTGCCCGGTCCCGGCTGGCTGGTGATCTTCGGTGGAATGGCGATCTGGGCCACCGAGTTCGTCTGGGCACAGCTCGTGCTCCGCTGGACGAAGCGGAAAGTCACCGAGGCGGCCCAGCGGGCGCTCGATCCGAAGGTCAGGCGCCGCAACATCATCCTGACCACGGTCGGTCTGGTGATCATCGCCGTGCTGCTCGGTTTCTACCTCTGGAAGTACGGCTTCGTCATGCCGTGGAAGATCAACGACTGACCCGACGGCGGTCGGGGGCACCCTCTGACATGCGGTAATGTTTGCGGTGCGCCCGGGCGATTAGCTCAGTGGGAGAGCGCTTCGTTCACACCGAAGAGGTCACTGGTTCGAACCCAGTATCGCCCACCACCCGGACCGAAGGCCCGGAGACGATCCAGTCTCCGGGCCTTCGGCGTCACCGCATGCGGGCCAGTCGCTCCCGCAGCCGGCGCGCGTCCCGCAGCCGCTGCTCGTACGTCGCACCGACCGCGAGGAGCAGCAGGCCTGCCAGCGCCGGCGGCAGCCAGCGGGGCAGCGCTCCGACGACCTGGACCACGTACGGGGCCAGCTCGTGCAGCCCGTCGAGGGCGAGGACCGAGCCGCCGAGCACGAGCAGCGCCTGCAGCCGGAACCGGGCCCCCAGCAAGGTCACCGCGAGCGCGGCGAGACCGAGGAGGAGCGGCCGCAGCCAGTCGGGGTCCGCCCAGGCGGCGAAGAGGCTCGGCACCAGCGTCGCCGCGAGACCGGGGCCGTACGCCACCCAGGACGAGGTCTCCGGGTCCCGGCGCCGGCGCAGCACGCCGACGACCAGGGCGGGCACGGTGACCGGCAGGGTGTACGCCTCCGGGGTCTCGACGTCCCACACCGCGAGCCGCACCCAGGTCGCCGTCAGGAACAGTGCGGCGGCCGTCCAGGAGGCGAACGGGCGCCGCTCCGGCCGCAGGGCCGTGGCAGCCGCGATCACCCCGCCCAGCGCGAGGACGAGCGCCAGAACCGCCGGACGGGAGACCGCGCCGCCGATGGCGAGCAGCCCCACGGCGGCGCCGGTGATCTCCACGGGAAGCGCGACCGGATGGCGCCTCAGCCGCGCACCGGCCACGGCGGTGGCCGCCGGGACCACGAGCAGGGCGAGAGCCGTGCCGTGACCGGGGAACGACGCCGCAGCCGCCCCGGCGTACACGAGCCCGGTCGCCACGACGACGGCCCCGCACGCCGCCACGACCTGCCGCGCGCCCTCCGCGAGGAACGCGACCGCGACGAAGAGCCCGAGCAGCACCCCCAGCGCGGCGAACGTCGCCCCCCGCGTGTCCAGCGCCACGGCGACCGCGCTCGCCGCAGAGGCGAGCCCACAGCCCAGCGCGCTCCAGCCGAGCGCTTCCCGCGGCGACACGGGCGCGGCGACCGCCTTCGGCGCGCGAGCGGGGCTCCACCCGGCCCACTGCGCCCTGACCTCGGGGGCAGCTGCGGCCTCCCGAGCCGGTCCCGCCTCGGCCGCACTCGCCCGGAGGCCGGACGCGGCACCTTGGCCCGCCTGCCCGGCGGTCTCGGTGGTGCCGGAAGCATCCGGCACCGGCCCGCCGGCCTCGCCGCCGGGGCGAGCCGCCTCGGCGGCGGGCAGCGCGTCGCCCGTGCCGACGGGGCCTGGGGCGGGCTGCGATCCGGCTTCGTCGGCGGTGCGGCCCTCACCGGCCGCGGGTCGAGCCGAGTCGGGAAGCGGTCCACCGACCGCATCCGGCGTGGGCTTCGCCGCGCCCGGCGCCGGGCCACCCGCGTCGGAGGCCTCGGCACCCCGTCGTTCCGAACCCGGCAGCTTGCCGCCGGCTGCCCGTGGCGCGGCGGGTTCAGGGCCGGCCGTGGCCGCGGCCGGAGCCGGGATTCCCCGGGTCAGCGTCTCCGGGCGTACCGCGACGGACAGTGCCGCCGCCGTCGTCAGGAGCTGCAGCGTCAGCGTCGCCGCGAAAGGGAGCTCCAGGGAGAGCGGGAGCGCCGTCAGCAGGGCCCACGCCAGGAGGAGCGCGACGCAGCGGGCCCAGAGGCGGGGAACGGCCGCGAGGGTGGTCGCCGCGAGGAGCAGGACGAGCGGGGCCGTCGACGGGTACGAGGTGAGCGCGCGGGTCGCGTGGTCGCCCGACCAGACCGGGGTCGTCCGGGCCGCCGGGGACAGCAGCGCCGTCGCCACCGGCGGCAGCGCCCACGCCACGCACAGCGCCAGCACACCGGCGCCCGCGCCCGACAGGCCCAGCTTCACCGCGCGCGGCGCCGCCGAGCGCAGGACCCCCGCCAGGGCCACCGCGCACAGCGCGTACGCAAGCACCTCCCAGTCACCCGGCACCACCGGGCGCAGCACGCCGCCCGCCGCCGCGACCACCGCGAGGCCCGCCGCCACGGACGTGGCCACGGCCGCCGAGGCCACCCGCCACGCCACGTACAGCGCCACCGCGGCGCAGGCCAGCAGCAGCGCACCCGCCGGGATCGGCGAGGTCAGCGAGAGGAAGCCGCCCGACAGCAGCGCCCAGCCGCCGAGCACACCGGCCAGGGAGCCGGCGATGCCCCGTACCGCCGCAGGGGTCGACCGGAGCGCCACCGCCAGGTCGAGGACGGCGGTCACCAGCAGCGCCCAGGCCAGCGCGAGCGTGCCGCCGTCGGCCGCGAGCACCCCCAGCGGCAGAGGCAGTTGGGCCGTCACCAGCGCCACCGGAAGGGGAATGCGCAGCTGTCCGAGCGCCGAGCCGTACGCCGTCCACGCGCCCGCGAGGACCGCCGAGGCCACCGCGGCGAACGCGAGACCGTCCGTGTCCGCGAGCGCCACCCGGTGCAGCGCGTACGCGTCGAGCACCATCAGCACCAGGGCCAGGGCCGCCACGGACTCCGCCGTGGAGACCAGGCCGCGGCGCAGCAGCACCACCGGGGCGGCGAGCGCCGCCGACGTCACCAGCGCCAGCACGGCCGCACGGCCGCCGATGCCCATCGAGCCCCAGCTCACCAGCGTGAACGCGAGCGCCGCGATCGTCAGCAGCACTCCGCCCAGCGTCAGCAGCACGTTCTGCGCGCTCCGCGGCGTCGAGTCCGTCACGGGGCGGGGGCCCGTCGCCGCACGCGACGGTGCCAGCGGCTGGTGCAGCACCTGCAGCAACCAGGCCCGGCGGGCCAGCAACTGAGATCTGCGAGCGTCTAGTTGAGTCAACTCGCGGTCGACGAGCACCAGCTCGTCCGCGGGTGACAGGGCGTTCTCCATACCCGGAGTGTGGCGCCGGACACAGTCCGGGTCATGCGCGGACGTACTCATATCCCGTCCTGAGTACGTACACACTGGGGACATGGACTGGTGCCGCTACCGCTTCCGCAGCGTCTGGCCGTTGGCCGCCCCGCCCGACGCGGTCTTCGCCGTGCTCGAGCGCGCCGAGGACTACCCCCAGTGGTGGCCCCAGGTCCGCGAGGTCGTCCCCGTCGACGAGCTCACCGGCACGGCTCGCTTCCGCTCGCTCCTCCCGTACGACCTCGTCGTCACCGCCGAGGCCCGGCGCCGCGACCCCGTGGCCCGCGTCCTGGAGGTCGCGCTCCGCGGCGACCTGGAGGGCTGGGCGCGCTGGACCCTCGTCGCGGCCGACGGCCCCGGCACCCGCGCGCTCTACGAACAGGAGGTGGAGGTGACCAGCCCCCTCATGCGCCGGCTCGCCGTCCCGGGCCGGCCCGTCTTCCGCGCCAACCACGCCCTCATGATGCGCGCCGGGCGACGCGGCCTCGCCGCCAGGCTGCGGCTGGTTTGAAGGAAACCCGCCCGGGCCTGTATGGTTCAACCCGTTCCCGGGCGATTAGCTCAGCGGGAGAGCACTTCGTTCACACCGAAGGGGTCACTGGTTCGATCCCAGTATCGCCCACCGGGAGAGGCCGGTCCGTCGAAAGACGAACCGGCCTTTGTCATGCGGTCATGCGGCCATGGGGTCATGCGGGTCACGCAGCCGTCCGCAGCTCCGGACGGAGCGGCCACGCCGGATCCACCGTCTCCGGCGTCCCGTTGCGCGTGAACCACGCCTGCAGCCCCCGCGCCTGCGCCGCGTGCCACACCGCTTGCAAGGTGTGCAGCTCCGCCGGCGACAGGCGCTCGAGCCGGGACGCGAAACGCCGCGCCACCGCCCGTACGACATCCAGCGCCGCCGTCGCGTCCGCGGCGGCGTCGTGGGCGCCGTCCAGCTCCACGTCGTAGTGGGCGCACAGATCCGTCAGCGTCCTGCGGCCCTTGCGATAGCGGTCCAGATGCTTGTCGAGCACCCGCGGATCCAGCACGCACAGCGGCGCGTTCTCCAGATAGCGGCCCAGCGAGGAGGCGCGGTGGCGGCGCAGCTCGCGGTCCAGGATCGTCAGATCGAACGGCGCGTTCATCACCACCAACGGCCGCCCCGCCGCACACTGCTCGGCGAGCGCCCGCCCCAACTCCTCCATCACGGGCGCGGGCCAGCGCCCGTTCCGCTGCAGATGATCGTCCGTCAGGCCATGGACCTCCGTGGCCGCAGCGGGCACCGGAATCCCGGGATTGACCAGCCAGCGCGTCACCCGCGCACGCCCGCCCGCCATGTCCTGGACGACGAGCGCGGCCGAGACGATCCGGTCCTGCTCGACGTCAACTCCCGTGGTTTCCGTGTCGAATGCGGCCAGGGGCCCCTCATACCAGTGCGTCATCCCCGAACTCCTCGCACATGTGCGGCAGATGGCGATCCCCCTGCCGAATCGGTGATACCCGTGCTGTTTGCGCCGTACGCGGGCCGGTGACAACACAGATGACGGGGAAGGGAATTGACATGGCGCTCGCCCAGCCCGAATCGGGAGGGCTGCCGCCTCAGCGGGCAGCACCGCAGCGCGGCTCACTCGCCACCACCGCCTGCATGGAGACCCTTCAGGTGGGGTACCTGCACGCGGTCGCGGCGGCGGCGGGCTGCTCGCTGTCGCAGCCGTTTCCGGACAACGGCATCGACTGGCACGTGAGCCACAGCGCTCCCGGCCACACCGTCGACGACGAAGTGACCATCAAGGTGCAGCTCAAGTGCACCTACCAGCTACCGCCGCGGCCGCCCGGGCCCGCGTACTCCTTCACCCTCGACAACGATCATCTGGTGAAGCTGGCGCGGACCCCGGTCTCGGTGCACAAGATCCTGGTCGTGATGATCGTGCCGCGGGACCGGGAGGACTGGCTGCGGGCCGGTCACGACCGGCTCGATCTGCGGCACTGCTGCTACTGGATCAATCTGGCCGGTCACCCGGTGACCGGCCGGCGCCGGACGACCGTGCGTATACCGACGGCGCGGATCTTCGACGACCGGGCACTGTGCGAGATCATGACCCGGGTCGGCGTGGGAGGGAGACCTTGATGCACCGGCCGATCGGCGAACCGGAAGGCGGGGCCGGATACGGCCCCGTCCTGCCACCGTTCCGCCCCCATCCCGTCCCAGGCGACATCCCCGACGGGTCTCCCGACCCCGGACGGGTAGACCCGCTCGTCCTCGGCGCGCTCCTGGCCCGCCACGGCTGGCGTCGGCGCGGCGGGGCCGCGGGGCGCTACAGCCGCTGGACTCCTCCGGGGGCAGGCGGCTCCACCGGCGCCACGAGCCTCCTCGTGCCCGAGAGCCGCGCGTTCCCGGACTGCGAGGACCTCCTCGGCGAGGCGCTCACCGCGCTCGCCCACAGTGCGGCGCCCTCCGCGCGGGAGGTGCTGGTCGGGCTGACCGTGCCCAGCGACGAGATCCGCTGGTGGCGTGACGTGCCGCCGGGGCCCGCGGGCACCGTGCCCTGGACCGTCCAGGAACAGCTCAGGTCCGCCGCCCGGCAGCTGCTGCTCGCCGGGGCGCTCGCGGTGCGCGGCCGCGCCGGG harbors:
- a CDS encoding SsgA family sporulation/cell division regulator codes for the protein MNTTVSCELHLRLVVSSESSLPVPAGLRYDTADPYAVHATFHTGAEETVEWVFARDLLAEGLHRPTGTGDVRVWPSRSHGQGVVCIALSSPEGEALLEAPARALESFLKRTDAAVPPGTEHRHFDLDTELSHILADS
- a CDS encoding TIGR02611 family protein, translating into MNAESDERTGESAADGESELGSRAPEFIKARRTLHLSWQVGVFIVGLAVVGGGIVMLPLPGPGWLVIFGGMAIWATEFVWAQLVLRWTKRKVTEAAQRALDPKVRRRNIILTTVGLVIIAVLLGFYLWKYGFVMPWKIND
- a CDS encoding SCO7613 C-terminal domain-containing membrane protein; protein product: MENALSPADELVLVDRELTQLDARRSQLLARRAWLLQVLHQPLAPSRAATGPRPVTDSTPRSAQNVLLTLGGVLLTIAALAFTLVSWGSMGIGGRAAVLALVTSAALAAPVVLLRRGLVSTAESVAALALVLMVLDAYALHRVALADTDGLAFAAVASAVLAGAWTAYGSALGQLRIPLPVALVTAQLPLPLGVLAADGGTLALAWALLVTAVLDLAVALRSTPAAVRGIAGSLAGVLGGWALLSGGFLSLTSPIPAGALLLACAAVALYVAWRVASAAVATSVAAGLAVVAAAGGVLRPVVPGDWEVLAYALCAVALAGVLRSAAPRAVKLGLSGAGAGVLALCVAWALPPVATALLSPAARTTPVWSGDHATRALTSYPSTAPLVLLLAATTLAAVPRLWARCVALLLAWALLTALPLSLELPFAATLTLQLLTTAAALSVAVRPETLTRGIPAPAAATAGPEPAAPRAAGGKLPGSERRGAEASDAGGPAPGAAKPTPDAVGGPLPDSARPAAGEGRTADEAGSQPAPGPVGTGDALPAAEAARPGGEAGGPVPDASGTTETAGQAGQGAASGLRASAAEAGPAREAAAAPEVRAQWAGWSPARAPKAVAAPVSPREALGWSALGCGLASAASAVAVALDTRGATFAALGVLLGLFVAVAFLAEGARQVVAACGAVVVATGLVYAGAAAASFPGHGTALALLVVPAATAVAGARLRRHPVALPVEITGAAVGLLAIGGAVSRPAVLALVLALGGVIAAATALRPERRPFASWTAAALFLTATWVRLAVWDVETPEAYTLPVTVPALVVGVLRRRRDPETSSWVAYGPGLAATLVPSLFAAWADPDWLRPLLLGLAALAVTLLGARFRLQALLVLGGSVLALDGLHELAPYVVQVVGALPRWLPPALAGLLLLAVGATYEQRLRDARRLRERLARMR
- a CDS encoding CGNR zinc finger domain-containing protein, yielding MLIPHDTRIALDTVVDLMNTAPQGDRDDELGDLPSLRTFVRAHDISDVGELDEHDLRAVREVRARFAAVFAAPDARIAATLINQLVAAAGTTPQLTDHDGYDWHVHYFAPGASVADHLGADCGMALAFIVVAGEQERLRRCEAPDCGRAFVDLSRNRSRRYCDSRTCGNRLHVAAYRARRKEAAG
- a CDS encoding DUF4365 domain-containing protein; this encodes MALAQPESGGLPPQRAAPQRGSLATTACMETLQVGYLHAVAAAAGCSLSQPFPDNGIDWHVSHSAPGHTVDDEVTIKVQLKCTYQLPPRPPGPAYSFTLDNDHLVKLARTPVSVHKILVVMIVPRDREDWLRAGHDRLDLRHCCYWINLAGHPVTGRRRTTVRIPTARIFDDRALCEIMTRVGVGGRP
- a CDS encoding 3'-5' exonuclease, which gives rise to MTHWYEGPLAAFDTETTGVDVEQDRIVSAALVVQDMAGGRARVTRWLVNPGIPVPAAATEVHGLTDDHLQRNGRWPAPVMEELGRALAEQCAAGRPLVVMNAPFDLTILDRELRRHRASSLGRYLENAPLCVLDPRVLDKHLDRYRKGRRTLTDLCAHYDVELDGAHDAAADATAALDVVRAVARRFASRLERLSPAELHTLQAVWHAAQARGLQAWFTRNGTPETVDPAWPLRPELRTAA
- a CDS encoding SRPBCC family protein gives rise to the protein MDWCRYRFRSVWPLAAPPDAVFAVLERAEDYPQWWPQVREVVPVDELTGTARFRSLLPYDLVVTAEARRRDPVARVLEVALRGDLEGWARWTLVAADGPGTRALYEQEVEVTSPLMRRLAVPGRPVFRANHALMMRAGRRGLAARLRLV